One Melospiza georgiana isolate bMelGeo1 chromosome 12, bMelGeo1.pri, whole genome shotgun sequence genomic window carries:
- the LOC131088704 gene encoding cis-aconitate decarboxylase-like has protein sequence MAFPAVFTGAADWARGEPEREPALLAARSAPEDTVTSSFASFIHAARPEHLSPTVRQRSKRMILDSIGVGLVGSTTRVFDIALRYCRELYSSVAVSSVYGKPGVKLSPTLAAFTNGVATHSMDFDDTWHPATHPSGAILPALLAASQMLPPNTKPNGLDFLLAFNVGLEVQGRLMHFSTEAHDIPKRFHPPSVVGTLGSAAATAKLLSLSSAQCCHALGIAASLAGAPMANAATQAKPLHVGNATRLGLEAALLAGRGMEANPLILDDIPGCSGFSAFYSVYQPKPLSAPGEHHEFLLEKQDIAFKRFPAHLGMHWVVDAALSVRNLFINYAGSFSPSLIRTIMLKIPVSKYINRPFPSSEHQARHSFQFNACAALLDGDVGLGSFSESSIHRQELRELLDKVVVEHPEDNVANFDKMYGEVALLLHSGDVLTGKCDTFYGHWRKPLSKESLLKKFRSNASHVLPEEKIEAIITLVDNLENLSDSSQLACSL, from the exons ATGGCATTCCCAGCTGTGTTTACAGGAGCCGCAGACTGGGCTCGAGGTGAGCCCGAGCGTGAGCCAGCGCTCC TGGCGGCCAGGAGCGCTCCCGAGGACACGGTGACCAGCAGCTTCGCCTCGTTCATCCACGCGGCACGGCCCGAGCACCTGTCCCCGACCGTGCGGCAGCGGAGCAAGAGGATGATCCTGGACAGCATCGGCGTGGGGCTCGTGGGCAGCACCACACGCGTCTTCGACATCGCCCTGCGCTACTGCCGG gAGCTGTACTCCTCCGTGGCCGTGAGCTCAGTCTATGGAAAGCCAGGAGTGAAGCTGTCCCCGACGCTGGCTGCCTTCACCAACGGCGTGGCG ACTCATTCCATGGATTTTGACGACACCTGGCACCCTGCCACTCACCCCTCCGGGGCCATCCTGCCGGCTCTCCTGGCAGCTTCCCAGATGCTCCCTCCCAACACCAAACCCAATGGCCTGGATTTCCTGCTGGCCTTCAACGTAGGCCTGGAAGTGCAAGGGAGGCTCATGCACTTCTCCACTGAGGCTCATGACATTCCCAAAAG GTTCCACCCTCCCTCGGTGGTGGGCACGCTGGGCAGTGCCGCGGCCACGGCCaagctgctgtccctgagctcGGCGCAGTGCTGCCACGCCCTGGGCATCGCCGCCTCGCTGGCCGGGGCACCCATGGCCAACGCCGCCACCCAGGCCAAGCCTCTGCACGTGGGCAACGCCACCCGCCTGGGCctggaggctgctctgctggcgGGCCGAGGCATGGAGGCCAACCCCCTGATCCTGGATGACATCCCAGGCTGCTCGGGCTTCAGCGCCTTCTACAGCGTCTACCAGCCCAAGCCGCTGTCCGCACCTGGCGAGCACCACGAGTTCctgctggagaagcaggacatTGCCTTCAAGAGATTCCCAGCCCACCTGGGCATGCACTGGGTGGTGGATGCTGCCTTGTCCGTCCGGAACCTCTTCATCAACTACGCGGGCTCCTTCTCGCCATCCCTGATCCGCACCATTATGCTGAAGATCCCGGTGTCCAAGTACATCAACCGGCCTTTCCCCAGCTCGGAGCACCAGGCCAGGCACTCCTTCCAGTTCAatgcctgtgctgccctgctggatgGTGATGTGGGCCTGGGCTCCTTCTCTGAGAGCAGCATCCACCGTcaggagctcagggagctgctggacaAGGTGGTGGTGGAGCACCCTGAAGACAACGTGGCCAACTTTGACAAGATGTACGGAGAggtggccctgctcctgcataGCGGGGACGTCCTGACGGGCAAATGTGACACTTTCTATGGGCACTGGAGGAAGCCCCTGAGCAAAGAGTCGCTCCTGAAGAAGTTTCGATCCAATGCCTCCCACGTgcttccagaagaaaaaatagaagcCATCATCACTCTGGTGGACAACCTGGAGAACCTGTCAGACAGCTCCCAGCTGGCCTGCAGCCTGTGA